The Penicillium oxalicum strain HP7-1 chromosome IV, whole genome shotgun sequence genome contains a region encoding:
- a CDS encoding Fluoride export protein 1, translated as MASLGEKRPLHGSSASAEDTSDPQLTETRAPQPVPRIASQRSSWDATTHGQPGRPSTTQASRTREEDADPALTEIIAPQPISRTSSQRQQWYAGAPDSAKESAPAPAQSLSARATQLYTLSYLIFFSILGTLARLGLQSLTVYVGAPVVTGVLWANVTGSLIMGFLIEDKNLFQQEWGNPSSSSPSSASHRSRTDHEAAQRAKSHKAVKKTIPLYIGLTTGFCGCCTSFSSFLRDVFLALANELPDPSLPAGVGIAPRNGGYSLMALVAVILLTVSLSLSALIVGAHLAVGLTRVTPTMPFTWTRRVVDRVMVPLAGGCWLGAVILAIWPPDRQGADTWRGQAVFAVVFAPIGCLGRFYVSQWLNGRVPWFPLGTFTVNMLGVAVEGLCYDLQHVSGLGAVVPAAMTGCQVLQGVMDGFCGSLTTRPGIIYQNRPIITKDLLSPKAHHLPLPHPTPAEPDTIPSSPVQLAVPNLLLLPKGPLALAPHGSSKLSDEPDLQRDCELEFLKVSSDVHQKRKEIHLRRQITEYIAIVIRQAPTKAIMIPISRPTEGKTIGSGYRVMLENDGAVLSCPICGTPINKEKMNDRVGDTITYILSYSRLW; from the exons ATGGCGTCCCTGGGAGAAAAACGGCCCCTGCATGGCTCCTCAGCATCTGCCGAGGACACTTCAGACCCTCAGTTGACCGAGACAAGAGCTCCGCAACCGGTGCCGCGCATCGCCTCGCAAAGGTCATCATGGGATGCTACTACACATGGACAACCTGGCCGTCCCTCGACCACCCAGGCCTCGCGcacgagagaagaagatgccgacCCCGCATTGACCGAGATCATCGCCCCCCAACCCATCTCGAGGACGTCATCTCAACGGCAACAATGGTACGCCGGGGCTCCCGACTCGGCCAAGGAGTCCGCGCCGGCGCCAGCCCAATCGCTGTCGGCACGCGCCACTCAGCTCTATACGCTCTCCtacctcatcttcttctccatcttggGGACTCTTGCGCGTCTGGGCCTACAGTCGCTCACTGTTTACGTGGGCGCTCCCGTCGTCACGGGGGTCCTCTGGGCCAATGTGACCGGTAGCTTGATCATGGGTTTTCTGATCGAAGATAAAAACCTCTTCCAGCAAGAATGGGGTAAcccttcgtcctcctcgcctTCTTCAGCGTCTCACAGATCCCGAACGGACCATGAAGCGGCTCAACGCGCCAAGTCCCACAAAGCCGTGAAAAAGACTATTCCTCTATACATTGGTCTCACCACCGGCTTTTGCGGCTGCTGTACCTCTTTCTCGAGCTTTTTGCGCGACGTGTTCCTGGCGCTGGCCAACGAGCTTCCGGATCCATCGCTACCCGCGGGCGTGGGCATCGCCCCACGCAATGGCGGGTATAGTCTCATGGCTCTGGTGGCGGTGATCCTGCTCACCGTGTCGTTGAGCCTGTCGGCACTGATCGTGGGCGCGCATCTCGCTGTGGGCTTGACCCGTGTCACCCCTACGATGCCCTTCACCTGGACTCGTCGGGTGGTGGACCGGGTGATGGTCCCGCTGGCCGGGGGGTGTTGGCTAGGTGCGGTGATCTTGGCCATCTGGCCGCCAGACCGACAGGGCGCGGATACGTGGCGGGGTCAGGCGGTGTTTGCCGTGGTGTTTGCACCGATAGGCTGTCTGGGTCGATTCTACGTGTCCCAGTGGTTGAATGGTCGGGTCCCGTGGTTTCCCTTGGGGACATTTACAGTGAACATGCTCGGGGTGGCGGTGGAAGGGCTCTGCTACGATCTGCAACATGTTTCCGGGCTGGGCGCGGTGGTGCCGGCGGCGATGACGGGGTGTCAGGTGTTGCAGGGGGTGATGGATGGATTCTGTGGGAGTCTGACGACG CGACCAGGGATCATCTACCAGAATCGTCCGATCATCACAAAAgatcttctctcccccaaGGCCCATCACCTTCCACTCCCACACCCGACCCCTGCGGAACCCGATACAATCCCCTCGTCTCCAGTCCAACTCGCCGTCCCAaacctcctcctgctcccgAAAGGACCTCTGGCTCTCGCACCGCACGGTTCTTCAAAGCTTTCCGACGAGCCAGATCTTCAGCGTGATTGCGAGCTTGAATTCCTAAAAGTATCATCAGACGTGCATcaaaaacgaaaagaaatccaCTTACGACGCCAAATCACCGAATAcatcgccatcgtcatcagaCAGGCTCCGACAAAGGCGATCATGATCCCAATCTCCCGGCCCACGGAGGGCAAGACGATAGGATCGGGATATCGAGTCATGCTGGAGAATGATGGCGCTGTGCTTTCTTGCCCGATATGTGGTACTCCGATcaacaaggagaagatgaatgatAGAGTAGGAGATACTATAACATATATCCTCAGTTACTCCCGTCTTTGGTAA
- a CDS encoding G2/mitotic-specific cyclin-4, with translation MDAKPQRIRVRGDENVPPTFVANKTIHSRNKSTPALGLMAQKTKPHNGPPRQAFGDVSNFKKTSDDMTLVTKPGVRASDDKRALSQPAQRPLSVSGAKGLLQNVGSKPINTAKKATTQGSKNDAKRTNVVFHDQLEPVVETEASKEGHINAQTHHRDEINTDKKTSKVAFEAGEANLDSLEPIAAQPRQLIEAQHSQRIGEKGDGPAVAIDDSKPGFAAHDVPVATEVASVAAYTAYEDVIYRQGPDMTGPTLSDPDYSEDDETHGYHYRSENTTGGITTVIYPHPTAAIEREILRAQSIVEASITDEELEEDFYDGSMVAEYSTEIFEYLRVKEIEMLPAPDYMANQGEIQWSMRAILMDWLVQVHFRFALLPETLFLCVNLVDRFLSKKVVSVGKLQLAGATAIFIAAKYEEITAPTVSEIKFMVDGGYTVDEILKAERFMLNILNYDLGWPGPMSFLRRISKADDYDLETRTVAKYFLELTIMDERFVATPPSFLSAGAHCLSRLMLRKGCWTMAHAHYSGYLYTQLVPVMLTMLECCEDPQRHHQAIYEKYSDRRFKRASTFVESEIRSGFQLPRPTPFNDPKRLDGVANY, from the exons ATGGATGCGAAG CCACAGCGTATCCGCGTTCGCGGGGATGAGAATGTTCCGCCTACATTTGTCGCCAATAAGACCATCCATAGTCGCAATAAATCCACCCCAGCCTTGGGCCTTATGGCCCAAAAGACCAAACCTCACAATGGACCTCCCCGCCAGGCGTTTGGGGACGTGAGTAACTTTAAGAAGACTTCCGATGATATGACGTTGGTTACCAAGCCTGGCGTCCGGGCAAGCGACGACAAACGTGCCCTTTCACAGCCAGCTCAGCGTCCCCTTTCTGTGTCGGGTGCCAAGGGCCTTTTACAAAATGTCGGATCGAAGCCAATCAACACTGCGAAGAAAGCCACCACTCAAGGCTCGAAAAACGACGCAAAGCGCACCAACGTGGTGTTCCATGACCAGCTGGAGCCCGTTGTTGAAACTGAAGCATCCAAGGAAGGACACATCAATGCTCAGACCCACCATCGCGACGAAATCAATACCGATAAGAAGACCTCCAAAGTTGCCTTTGAAGCAGGGGAGGCCAACTTAGATTCTCTGGAGCCGATTGCAGCTCAGCCAAGGCAGTTAATTGAGGCGCAACACAGCCAGAGGAttggagagaagggggatgGCCCTGCGGTTGCTATAGACGACTCCAAGCCTGGATTTGCTGCCCACGACGTGCCGGTTGCCACAGAAGTTGCAAGTGTCGCGGCCTACACTGCCTACGAGGATGTCATCTACCGTCAAGGCCCCGATATGACTGGTCCAACCCTCTCAGACCCCGATTATTcagaggatgatgagactCATGGATACCATTACCGCAGCGAGAATACCACCGGCGGGATCACAACCGTCATTTATCCTCATCCGACTGCCGCAATCGAGCGGGAGATCCTGCGCGCGCAATCGATTGTGGAAGCGAGCATAACCGACGAGGAACTCGAGGAGGATTTCTACGACGGCAGCATGGTCGCCGAGTATAGCACCGAGATCTTTGAGTATCTCCGGGTCAAGGAG ATTGAAATGTTGCCTGCCCCAGACTACATGGCAAACCAGGGAGAAATTCAGTGGTCGATGCGAGCGATCCTTATGGATTGGCTCGTCCAAGTCCACTTCCGCTTTGCCTTGCTCCCCGAGACCTTGTTCCTGTGTGTCAATCTTGTGGACCGGTTCCTTTCCAAGAAGGTTGTTTCTGTGGGCAAACTCCAACTGGCTGGCGCTACAGCTATCTTCATTGCCGCCAAGTATGAGGAAATCACCGCCCCGACGGTCTCGGAGATCAAGTTCATGGTCGACGGTGGTTATACTGTGGACGAAATTCTCAAGGCCGAGCGGTTCATGCTGAACATTCTCAACTACGATCTTGGCTGGCCAGGTCCTATGAGCTTCCTGCGGCGCATCAGCAAGGCTGATGATTATGATCTCGAGACCAGAACAGTTGCAAAGTACTTCCTGGAATTGACTATCATGGATGAGCGCTTTGTGGCCACGCCTCCTAGCTTCCTCAGTGCGGGGGCCCACTGTCTCTCCCGTCTGATGCTTCGTAAGGGATGTTGG ACAATGGCGCACGCCCACTACAGTGGCTACCTCTACACTCAGCTCGTTCCTGTCATGCTGACCATGCTCGAATGTTGCGAGGATCCACAACGCCATCATCAAGCAATCTACGAGAAGTATTCCGATCGCCGTTTCAAGCGCGCTTCCACATTCGTGGAGAGTGAGATCAGAAGCGGATTCCAGTTGCCCCGTCCTACGCCTTTCAATGACCCCAAGCGTCTGGATGGGGTGGCCAATTACTGA